The genomic interval tagctcaacggttataagagtggattgaattccgaaaggtcggaggtccaaaccccagccgttgcattattgtcgtacctactcctagcacaagctttaggcttagttggaggggaaaggggaaaaataaattagatattATGGTATTAAAAGGTTACTCATTTATTGCAGGCAGTGGAGGATGGACGGGAGAGCTGACGATGACGAGGCCCCGACAGATCCAGCTGCGAGGAAACACACACACCACGACTATACGGAACAGGATTTTGAAGGTCAGTCATACGGACAAATGAACCAACATACTGGCTCACACATCGTATAGGTACAGAGGAGTTTCCCTAACGCGTTCCCCAGCGCcgtctatacaaacgtagttttgttATGAACCAATAAAATTCAAtgtgtagacacgttctagaaacaatTATTTGTCCACAAAACATTGAGTTCGATTTAAATAAGAACAGCGGTTTGTTTATTAACAGAGTTTTTCGTTTGTAGATTTTCCCCCGTTTGCATAGTTTGTATTATCAATCTGCCTTAAAACATTTTCCTTGTATCCTTTGCCAAGttctcgtttttagggttccgtaggtaccctAAGAGTGCCAACCAGagcttattactaagcctccctTGTCCATTCGTccctgtctgtcagcgggttgtatcttatgaaccgtaaGTCATAATACATAGGTAGGGAGTTGAAGTTTTCACTGAATGTGTATTTTCTATTGCAGCTATAGTACAATTATTTATAAGAATATCAAAATAGgtgttccaaattcaaaaaataaaaagtaggtccATAAGGTCGTAGCCCACTTACACGACACCGTTGCAACACAGCTCCTGCACAACACCCTGTACAGCTTAGCAGATAACTCGCTGCTCCAGCGCCTACAGCTAACAGGCTGTTCGATACGCAAAacgtaaattattattgagtGCAAAGGTTGCAGCAAGCTCGCTTACCGGCCGTTgctattttatgttgtttcaagtGCATCTCCAGAGTACGATGTTTGAATGCTTATACTTTGGTTGGGTGGGAGCAGAGTCGTGTAAGTTGGCTATGGCCTTTAGCCTGGCTATATCTTACctaatggtacggaacccttcgtgagcgagtccgactggcacttgaccggtttttataagataatattattttctccaTGAGGAGTTGCGTCGGGAGTGTCTTTATGAAGAGAAAATAGGTCAGAAGGGGTGGCGGGAGCTTTCACAAAGGCTTGGACAAGGGTTGTGAGATAACAAACATTTTGTTATTCTAACGTTTAGTTAAAATCAGTAAGGTAGATACATTAAAGAAAAATTGTCCGTCTCTGATTTTGAAATAACTGCTTTTTTATATAAAGGCACCTCTCCGATTGAAGCATTTGAAATAcaatgtaggtactaggtagataGTGTAACCGCAAGCGTAAACTTGGAATGCATAAAGAACTTTCTTTATTAGCCTTAGTCATGCTAAACCagagttttttaatttacactgcaTAGCAATCGttacctaggtatacctacctattttcttggaaaaatatttttcttatggATAAActattgacaagtgtaaattaaaaatttataacacccccgacaaagtatttgagttttccaaaacatcattttcaaataaataattatgtatttaggcaacgtccatcttgacagcttgacatttgtcaattgacataatattatgaacctaacggttatctaaccttcttttctacaagaaaactagaaaagagctgataagtcttaaacggctgaaccaatttttttggattatagctaagaacactctcgatcaagccacctttcaaacaaaaaagtaaattaaaatcggttcattcgtttaggcgctacgatgccacagacagatacacagatacacagatacacagacacacagatacacagatacacagatacacagatacacacgtcaaacttataacacccctctttttgggtcgggggttaaaaaataaagtggcTTCAAATGTCAACAAATCGCTGAAAACTTTTCGAAGAAACTCGTAAGTAACGAGTAAACGGGCGCCTGGGattttattttaggttttatacttatttatatcatagtttaaaaaaaaaacataaggtatctacctaggtacgtacctacttacataaatcttatacttacctacctgtacGAAAACGGGCAAGAGTGAGTCACATTCGTACACCAAGGGTTTCATAACTTGGAAATAAAGATATAGATaaatagttatattttattaaccttgacccaaaaagaggggtgttataagtttgacgtgtgtatctgcgtatctgtgcatctgtctgtggcatcgtagttcctaaactaatgaactgatttaaatttagttatttttgtttgaaaggtggcttgatcgagagtgttcttagctataatccaaaataatcggttcagccgtttgaaagttatcagttactgtaaccttcacttgtcgggggtgatataaatttttaatttacacttgttgattaaCTTAATCTACTATTCCAAAAAcaaatttcttttatttgggaCCGCAAAAGTAACTTTGTTTATGAAGCATTATTGCCGATttctaaaaaaactatttttatttttactggaaagtttaaataaacttttatcaaCTAACTCCATTTCAGATTTTTCGCTTTGCGAACTTCATCACGTAAAATTTCCACCACGTACTTATATTATGGCTATGCTTTTAAGTAATTAGAAACTTATGCTTAGTTACGATATGGACATATTTGCCAGATGCTCGTGTGTAACTATTTCACAAAACTTCATCTGGAGTCTGgataatcttttattttatattattataccttacggtgcattattttttttaaaacaccacgtacaaatacctacctatttatgaaCTACAAGAAATGGTCTTATTTGAACTGACCATCGACCTGAAAATTATGCTTGTGCCTCTGTCTACGAAAATTTTACTCTTTGTATTCAAAAAACTTTGAAGTTGGTTTAAAAAAACACTGTCCAAAAATCTACTGTACTGTACAGGCGCGCTCCAGCAGACCACATCATAActttttaagcatgattgtcgtcaagcgcaagcctatcaagcaataaaaaaatatttataggtacctacttacctcatattaaattaacaatatCTCTAGCGACCTGTTCTCGTTCAACAAACTATTAATTAGTTAGCCAAGTTTAACCCATTCCAAGTTTTCTCACGATTTTCTTTTACACAGTAATTTGTCACAGGTAGCCCACACGTCTGAAGTAATTTTGTACATACCTaccctttttttttgttgacggggggggaaatcttcacaagatacccgacctctttgaggagagatcgggttatgtgggatttgtacccactaaaaccccctcgatggccatcctcaGAGCATATTAggaggctccgggaactcttacgaacaTGCGCCGGAGCCTCCCCTGCGCGACGCCCAGTGGTTGTTTGGGGTCCTTTTTTGGGTGGAGTAGGTAGGTGGctatgtatttttagggttccgtacctcaaaaggaaaaacggaacccctataggatcactttgatgtctgtctgtctgtccgtccgtccgtctgtcgtgtctgtcaagaaaacctatagggtacttcccgttgacctagaatcatgaaatttggcaggtaggtaggtcttaaagcacgagtaaaggaataaatccgaaaaccgtgaatttgtggttacatcattaaaataaattaaaatgtgtttcaattttcaaagtaaactaCCAAATACGTATACCTGTACAGGTACATAGGTACAGGTgtataggtacattctaaaacacacAGAAATacccgcgtacggaaccctcggtgcgcaagtctgactcgcacttggccagttttttcactttacttacctactgaaactcatatacctaccaattacttaggtacctataggtaagaAGGCATGTAATTCCGGGAGATTGATTGGTTGTCATCACATCCTATCAACTCACGTCCATGTACATACAAATAATGATTTATGTTCTCTCGAGTTATGATCTCCCAATACCTACTGAATGATGAAATGCAGTAAACGCCTCGTCATGCATACACACTCGTAGGTACTTTACCCGATTTCTTACCTAAAGTGGGTaaatataatgtaggtaaatatttattcaagtgATGTATCTTGACAGAACATCTAtggttcgcgacaggtcgagatggcaagcggggtatgaggcgggggcaCGTCACCCACGCTCGCCCGCACCGGGCTAGCCGGGGACTGtgactgtgtgtgtgtgcgggACATCCCCCACCTCGATTGCCTCGACGTAGCATAAAAGCACTAGTGTCCTATACTTATCATTTTGTTTCAATTTGAATAGGCTTCAACTATTGGCTTGATACATATAAGATTCATACCAGCCAATATAGATAGTCCTCGTTAGATTGCAAATTACCGTCCGCCGCAGAGTGGGATAATTTGCTTTGAGCGTTCTGAGAACTGATCTAATTATTCTACCAATTGCACGATATGAATATATGTATTACTTACCGAGAAGCATGTGTATTGCATAGGCctagatatgtacctactatttgcAAGATATCCAAAACTTTCAGGTGTCCGACAATCTCTACggatattaagtacttatattcttttaaatataacaatacaGTGGTGTACCAATTACCCCCCATTCCATGCTATCCCTTCAATGTTATActcttccaccttagactgcatgatCACTGACCAcgaggtgagatcgcagtcaaggactaattTGTAATGGAATGAAAAACCATGACTGTTAAGTAAGCGCTAATCGCAATACTTAGCAATGAGATTCTTTTGTActtatcattttgtaaaataaagctGAAAAAATGATGTTATAGGGTGTAATTTTGAACACTTCAATGACACTTCACTAGGGTTACCTATTCCGATAGATATAGATGGATAGAATACTATCGTAGCCTAAGACTTTGAGCAAACAGCGAtgttaacatttaaaaaatctttttcaggGCACCGAGCACATACCGTGTTCGTAGGAGTTCATGTACCAGCTCGAAGACACTCCCACCGCAAACACAAGCACCATCGTAATGGCGAAAAGGACCCAGAAAGACCtggtaacatttttatttatactccAACAGTTATCAAGTAGGTATTTCACATGAAACAGATGAcgaaattgaaaattattagcCATCGCAGTCGATTCACACGACTGTTTCACTTTCTTTGGAAAGTGAAATTCAATTCTCCTACATTTCATTCTCTTATATAAGAACTTGAAGATCTGCCATGACTATAAAGAAAAAATGGGTCtaactacattttattgattcaaTTTGAAGAACATGGTCGTATTGGAGCGATGAAAGATGCATGGCTTCATTATGTCGGcccatagacctacgatttttcgcttCGCTTGTGTCGGCCTAAGACCGTAACTTCACGGTGTGGAAAGCGTGACGCGCGATTGGCGTAGCATTTTTTTTATCATCCCCTCAGGAACAGTCTCAGTTAAAGGGTTTGATATAGTAAGTATGCATCACAAGCCCGTGGACTGACGCtatgaaaacaaaaatgtatgacACTCCATGGGACGAAAATCTAATCTAAAACAACGAACACCCGCTATGCAACCGTCTCGTTTCATAGAGCACTATACATTATTATCTATACCCATTCCAGCCTCACATCCACATGCCTGGAGTGCTTGCTAGGTATATCAAGTTCCTAAAAGgtaatacagggtgtttggtaattagtatataatgacgacacgtacccatgctactttgatctgataaatacaatgctgaagtaaaatgacaaaataaaattataaaaatttccacacaaatttttttttatgtccaagtttttatggccctaacgtgccctaactcactgagatcgttggcctaggcctatctaaagatggccaacgatctcagtgagttaggacaCGTTAGGGTCAAGAAAAcgttgacataattttttttttttaattttgtatggaaattttcataattttatttcgtcattatacttcagcattgtatttatcagatcaaagtagcatgggtacgcgtcatctttatatactaattaccgaACACCCTGTACGTTTCTACTATTTGGATCTGAAAATAGTAAAACCTACTAGGTACCCTTTGCACTACACTTCTTTCTGTTACTAAATGATGCAAATGCTAGGTAAAACAAGCCTTCCACAGCTTCGCAGGTTGACACTTGCAATATTGGCTAAAATTCGCAATATAAGcaagagtaagtaggtatcataaATCCATCAAACAACAGCGATTTGCGATAATCACAATACATCAATCAAAAGTTTCGCGATACATTTTCCCCTCGTGTCGCGAAATGTCGAGTTTGATCAAACTGTTTCGAACTCTTCTGTGTTTATATCCCCTTTATAACGTTGTTTGATTTTCATTTTCTCTCATAATCCGACTCGATCTCGTAGTAATAAGTGTTAAGGAATCTGTGAGGCGAAGAATACCATTTCCTTTATCTCTGATCTTAAAATGCGAGTAGATACTTATTCGCCCCCTCAGCAATTTCACTCCAAAGGTTATGAAAAGGTTCGTTAGCTCATTGAAGATGAAAGAAAATCAGATAAGTTACAGTTGTCACGAGATAAGAAATCGCGGTCGaaaatatctacctattctAATTTCTATCTATGGCCGAATATTTTGGCAAGGGTGCTGATTACGAAAATATCATCTGGttacatttatttaaagaaatcaGAAGTTTCACTTCTTTCGCGTGTGTGTGTACAGTAAGATACAagctgctatttttttttaactataccaactgatttccttttttatatattactagctggtgcccgcgacttcgttcgcgtgaatttagtttttgaatatcccatttgaactctttgattttcctaaaAGTAACCTGCGTTACTCTTCAGTTCTTTAACtttaaccatgcaaaaaatcacatcaatccattgctctgttgagacctgattgaaagacaaaccaacaaacaaacacaatttcccGTCTCTACCGATAATATTAAATTTCCATGTGAACTAACACGTCagctttcttggattatattttctaatattatttaaattaaagtactcatgcatagtaaataattaatgtaactGATTCAAATCCGTAGGCCCACCAATAATGGCTCGAGGTCGAAGACTTAGCGTAACGGAAGATGGCGAAACATGTAAGACGAAAATCGCGATTCATTTAGATTTTCTCTAACCCATCTCTAACACTTCTACCCATTCATAAACGAGATGTCTTCTACTCATTTACCATCGTAAAATCAAATCAGCATGAGAACAATTCATTCGTAATCCATTTTCTTTACTATATTCAAGAACATAATTTTTCAAACTATTTTCGGATGCATGGTCGGTTTTTCTcctatagtacgcgataggtcgagggatggggacgccccgcacacccgcatagcccccgcgctaacccagaGCGGGATgtcgcgggtgtgcggggcgtccccccgcctcatgaGTGATGCCCcgtttgccatctcgacctgtcgcgtactgtagatgactttttaaaattatatcttCAGTTTCGATATCATTCATTCAGTGTCATTTCCTCAGTTTCGATATAAGTTGGTTTTAATTCATGTTTAATTTTCTCTGTGTtccaaataaattaataactccaagttaaattaaatatatctacttaagagggctctctccgtcactccaatttcatttgaatattaagcaaccaaagtccatgaaattttgcagacatattctagaaactaatatctatgtctgtggttttccagatttctgttaaaatattcggtttcaaagttacgcggtcttaaaaattttcatataaatctttgagcccctgtaattttaaaactacatatttgtagaaaaatctaaaacaccacagacacagatattagtttctagaatatgtctgcaaaatttcatggactttggttgcttaatactcaaatgaaattggaactacgattgtatgaaacgagtgacggaagagccctgttaatatcttCAATTACCAAGGCTGTCTATTTAAGCTTcatataattttcttttcagtGACTCCACCTGCACAAAGAGTGCAATTCATACTCGGGGAAGATGTGGACGACTCCTCATTTGAATCACATCCACTTTTTTCTGAAATGGAAGAACTCGTCAAAGACGGAgacgagttggaatggaaagaAACAGCTCGATGGATCAAATTTGAGGAGGACGTCGAAGAAGGTGGCAACCGATGGTCGAAACCACATGTTGCCACGCTTTCACTACATTCACTATTTGAATTACGGAGTCTCATTTTAAACGGAGCAGTTATACTCGATTTGGAAGCGAGTTGTTTGGAACAAGTAGCTGAAAATGTTCTCGATAACATGATCGCTGAAGGTGCTTTAGCATACGATAGAAGAGAAAAAGTCAAAGACGCACTATTAAGAAGACATAGACATCAACACGAAAGACGTAATCACAATAACATGTCAAGACTGCCTTTAATCCGGTCCTTAGCAGACATAGGGAGAAATCACTCTTCCtgtaaaagtaagtaaaatatttttatccattacataatttaatatttggcATCTTAGATTTTCTAATATGTTTAATGAAATAGGTAGGATGACATGGGCAATgtcatacaatattatgttagattTCCAGGATGGTGGCTCTCGACGCTCCAGTCCGAGGAGTTGTCGGGAGTCCACTACGGCTCCAAATACTCCCTTTCTTCATGCTGTCGACACGAGAGGCTCATACCTAGCCGTCCCAGGTCTGGAAAAGCGTTTAACAATGATGTGCGCACAAAACCACGCCCTTTTACTGACACTTAACACGCAAGCACCACCCAGCTAATTTCAATTTATGCACactgtatatttattaattggTGTTCATGTGTGAATAACTAAGATTTCCTAACTACAAATGTAGGGCCTTGAAATTCTTTTGATTTGTGATCAATTGGCGTTATATTACAGTTGACGAAAGCAGTACATCAACTGGACATACCCACAAAGGAGAATTTGGTCGATTCCTAGGCATCTCTAGTGCGGGTAACCGCTTACCATTAATCTGTTGTCATCGATGTACTATATTTTACAATCGTACTTATTTAAATGTTCTACACTAATAATTTTGATGTCCGTTGTATCCTCATTTATATTATTTGGGCTCAATGCAATTTCTACACTTTCATTAGACGTAGGTACattgctatttttataaaattagctTTTGCTGtgcttaattttatattattttcatataattCATGATTACTCGTAGGTATAATCATTAAAATACTCATAATTCATAGTGGGTACAGTTGAAGTTACTTCGATCTACTGAACATAAGACAACGATGTGAAAACCATTACATTTTAGTACTttgcatttttaaatttttagatattttgaTATGATTGTcttgtttgaattttcaaattagatGACCGGCTGCCTTTCTATTGAAGTAAGCAGGAGATATatatttgttacatattttgCAATATTCTAGGTGGTGCTCACGACGAGGGAATGGTAAAAAGCCCAAGCAATTTATCAATGCATCGTAATCACAGCTCAAGCGATCTTCCTATGAATGGCGATATCAACCACAAAAGCAATACTCATTTCATGCGTAAAATACCTCCTGGCGCAGAAGCTTCTAACATACTTGTCGGTGAAGTTGATTTCTTAGAAAAAACTCTTTCTGCTTTTGTAAGGCTAAAAACGGGAACGATTATGGGAGATTTGACAGAAGTACCTGTTCCTACTCGATTTATGTTTGTATTACTCGGACCTCCAAATAGTAATTCAAGTTTTCATGAAATCGGTAGAGCAATGGCTACTTTGATGTCCGACGAAATATTTCATGAAGTAGCCTACAGAGCTAAAAAGCGGGATCATCTTTTAGCAGGCATAGACGAATTTCTAGATGCAGTAACAGTGCTACCACCGGGTGAGTGGGATCCTGCTATTCGCATAGAGCCTCCCGCTGCAGTCCCTTCTCAGGATCCTCGTAAACGTCCAAATGACAATAATCCGAAAGAAGAACTTGACGAGGAAGAAGAAGAGGCAAGATTAAGAGAAGAATCTGGTCTGGCCAGAAGTGGAAAACTTTTTGGAGGTTTAATAAAtgatctcaaaaggaaaatgccTTGGTATTGGTCTGATTTCAAAGATGCTTTAGCTATACAATGCGTTGCGTCTTGGATATTTCTGTACTTCGCCTGCCTTTCCCCAATCATTACCTTTGGAGGTTTACTGGGTGAAGCCACTGGAAAAAATATGGCAGCAATGGAGTCTCTGGTTTCTGGATTTGTATGTGGTATGGGCTACGGATTTTTTTCGGGCCAACCGTTAACAATATTGGGATCGACAGGTCCCGTGTTAGTATTTGAAACGATAGTTTTCGAGTTTTGTAAGCAAATTGGATGGAATTATATGTCATTTAGATTTTGTATCGGCACTTGGACTGCTATAATTCTGATAACTTTAGTAGCCATTGACGCAAGTGCTTTGGTGTGTTATATAACGCGATTCACCGAGGAGAattttgctacattaattgcatttatttttatatacaaggtaaaattattttggtatATGGAAATTATACGTTATACACTGTTTGTTATGGGTAATAATAAcacattaaaatttattttccagGCCGTGGAAAACGTGATTTCCATCGGTAAAAAGTTCCCTCTGAAAACGCGCCCTGACGAAGTCCTCAATTACGAGTGTTTTTGTTTACCGAGCAATTATTCAAGAATGCCTGAGCAATTTAATTGGTCTACGGTTGATAAGGAGTCTTGTCAGGTACGAGTACGTTATTATTGAATTCCGCAGGCTGAGTTTCAAGTTGTTCAATAATCAATATAAAttcatataattatatattatatattcatatacttaaattaattattgtaagtggttatattatattgtgctgtacactatattatgggaagacactgcctcctgaaacacagttttcacttcatcaggaggcagtgcctcacaccaaagtctgtaaataatgttctgttcagataataaagatttatttatttatttatttatatgaattaGTTAAGTACATTCTTttatgttaaataataattgctcTACATTTTTGTATTATTACTTACCACATTCTCCTTTGCTTTATTTTGCATAATTGATGTTCTTTTGATTCCAGTTGTATAATGGTACATTAGCAGGTGGAGGATGTGACACAAAAGTATACGTACCTGATGTATTTTTGATGTCCATTATTTTGTTTCTCGGGACATTTGcaatttcaattattttgaaagATTTCAAGAATTCTCTCTTCTTTCCATCTAAGGTAATTTACACCTTCTTCGTTGTCAAATTTTATGAAAGTTGTATCTCATTCATttattaacattatattttCCAGGTCAGACAGATCATCAGCGATTTTTCAGTTATTATAGCTATATTATCAATGTCATTTTTGGATTACAAAGTCGGTGTAAAGACCCCGAAATTGGAGGTACCGTCCGAATTTAAGCCCACACTGCCATCAAGACAATGGGTCATAACTCCTTTCAGCGGCAACCCCATTTGGTCAGCCCTTGTTGCCGTATTACCTGCTCTATTAGGAACCATTCTAATATTTATGGATCAACAAATAACGGCAGTGATTGTGAACCGTAAAGAAAACAAGTTAAAGAAAGGATGTGGCTATCACCTGGACTTGTTCGTCCTCGCGATTCTTATACAAATCTGCTCAATCATGGGTCTACCTTGGTTCGTGGCTGCGACAGTTCTCAGCATCAATCATGTGAATTCCTTGAAAGTAGAATCAGAATGTGCTGCGCCCGGGGAAAAGCCCCGATTTCTTGGGGTCAGAGAACAAAGAGTGACACATATCCTCATATTTTTAACCATAGGTTGTTCAGTAGTATTAACTCCTGTTTTGAGACATATACCAATGCCAGTACTATTTGGTGTGTTCCTGTATATGGGAGTAGCGTCCCTGAAAGGTCTTCAATTCTTTGATAGGATTCTTATAATGTTTATGCCACAAAAGTATCAACCTGACCACATGTTCCTGAGACAGGTAAGTGTTTTACGATACgcgataaaattaaaaatggcatCATAGAAtattacaaaaacaaatatGTTTCAGGTGCCGATTCGCCGTGTTCATATCTTTACTGCCATTCAGTTGACTTGTCTCGTCTGTCTTTGGGTGATAAAGTCTTTCTCCTCGACGTCCATTCTGTTCCCACTGATGCTGGTGGTAATGATCGGCATCAGAAAATCTTTAGACTTTTTCTTTACGAGACGTGAGATGAAAATTTTAGACGATGTGATGCCAGAAATGACAAAAAGAAACCAAGACGAACTTC from Maniola jurtina chromosome 1, ilManJurt1.1, whole genome shotgun sequence carries:
- the LOC123864385 gene encoding sodium bicarbonate cotransporter 3 isoform X10 codes for the protein MDGRADDDEAPTDPAARKHTHHDYTEQDFEGHRAHTVFVGVHVPARRHSHRKHKHHRNGEKDPERPVTPPAQRVQFILGEDVDDSSFESHPLFSEMEELVKDGDELEWKETARWIKFEEDVEEGGNRWSKPHVATLSLHSLFELRSLILNGAVILDLEASCLEQVAENVLDNMIAEGALAYDRREKVKDALLRRHRHQHERRNHNNMSRLPLIRSLADIGRNHSSCKNFQDGGSRRSSPRSCRESTTAPNTPFLHAVDTRGSYLAVPVDESSTSTGHTHKGEFGRFLGISSAGGAHDEGMVKSPSNLSMHRNHSSSDLPMNGDINHKSNTHFMRKIPPGAEASNILVGEVDFLEKTLSAFVRLKTGTIMGDLTEVPVPTRFMFVLLGPPNSNSSFHEIGRAMATLMSDEIFHEVAYRAKKRDHLLAGIDEFLDAVTVLPPGEWDPAIRIEPPAAVPSQDPRKRPNDNNPKEELDEEEEEARLREESGLARSGKLFGGLINDLKRKMPWYWSDFKDALAIQCVASWIFLYFACLSPIITFGGLLGEATGKNMAAMESLVSGFVCGMGYGFFSGQPLTILGSTGPVLVFETIVFEFCKQIGWNYMSFRFCIGTWTAIILITLVAIDASALVCYITRFTEENFATLIAFIFIYKAVENVISIGKKFPLKTRPDEVLNYECFCLPSNYSRMPEQFNWSTVDKESCQLYNGTLAGGGCDTKVYVPDVFLMSIILFLGTFAISIILKDFKNSLFFPSKVRQIISDFSVIIAILSMSFLDYKVGVKTPKLEVPSEFKPTLPSRQWVITPFSGNPIWSALVAVLPALLGTILIFMDQQITAVIVNRKENKLKKGCGYHLDLFVLAILIQICSIMGLPWFVAATVLSINHVNSLKVESECAAPGEKPRFLGVREQRVTHILIFLTIGCSVVLTPVLRHIPMPVLFGVFLYMGVASLKGLQFFDRILIMFMPQKYQPDHMFLRQVPIRRVHIFTAIQLTCLVCLWVIKSFSSTSILFPLMLVVMIGIRKSLDFFFTRREMKILDDVMPEMTKRNQDELRELSDVEVGRCSKLSHFCCRK
- the LOC123864385 gene encoding sodium bicarbonate cotransporter 3 isoform X5; its protein translation is MDGRADDDEAPTDPAARKHTHHDYTEQDFEGHRAHTVFVGVHVPARRHSHRKHKHHRNGEKDPERPVTPPAQRVQFILGEDVDDSSFESHPLFSEMEELVKDGDELEWKETARWIKFEEDVEEGGNRWSKPHVATLSLHSLFELRSLILNGAVILDLEASCLEQVAENVLDNMIAEGALAYDRREKVKDALLRRHRHQHERRNHNNMSRLPLIRSLADIGRNHSSCKNFQDGGSRRSSPRSCRESTTAPNTPFLHAVDTRGSYLAVPGGAHDEGMVKSPSNLSMHRNHSSSDLPMNGDINHKSNTHFMRKIPPGAEASNILVGEVDFLEKTLSAFVRLKTGTIMGDLTEVPVPTRFMFVLLGPPNSNSSFHEIGRAMATLMSDEIFHEVAYRAKKRDHLLAGIDEFLDAVTVLPPGEWDPAIRIEPPAAVPSQDPRKRPNDNNPKEELDEEEEEARLREESGLARSGKLFGGLINDLKRKMPWYWSDFKDALAIQCVASWIFLYFACLSPIITFGGLLGEATGKNMAAMESLVSGFVCGMGYGFFSGQPLTILGSTGPVLVFETIVFEFCKQIGWNYMSFRFCIGTWTAIILITLVAIDASALVCYITRFTEENFATLIAFIFIYKAVENVISIGKKFPLKTRPDEVLNYECFCLPSNYSRMPEQFNWSTVDKESCQLYNGTLAGGGCDTKVYVPDVFLMSIILFLGTFAISIILKDFKNSLFFPSKVRQIISDFSVIIAILSMSFLDYKVGVKTPKLEVPSEFKPTLPSRQWVITPFSGNPIWSALVAVLPALLGTILIFMDQQITAVIVNRKENKLKKGCGYHLDLFVLAILIQICSIMGLPWFVAATVLSINHVNSLKVESECAAPGEKPRFLGVREQRVTHILIFLTIGCSVVLTPVLRHIPMPVLFGVFLYMGVASLKGLQFFDRILIMFMPQKYQPDHMFLRQVPIRRVHIFTAIQLTCLVCLWVIKSFSSTSILFPLMLVVMIGIRKSLDFFFTRREMKILDDVMPEMTKRNQDELRELSDVEDTNKSNPPAFQENLQIPLINGNIMNIPLASINISEEMNKTGIWKQVNNTNQLKNRTDAKDSKQKSGKKVIKHKKLISKNALSEIERRLSTMDEVEEDDHSVKSDLLRRKDSWSSGIKKITSAETSV